The stretch of DNA CACCTGTTGAGGCGATTCGCTGCCGCAAGTTCCCGTGGTCGCCATTTATGTTCACTCCGTATTCATTCCCTGGGACGTCAACGATCCACCCAAGCAGTGGCTACATCAATGGCTGTTGACACCGCATGATCGACCTTCTTTACAGGCTTCAGAGATAATATCGCGTGGATCCCCATCGACTTTCAATGCCACTTTGTTTCCCTCGGGGAAAATTCATAAAGTCCGTGAACTTGAATTGTCGCGGCCTGTTGAGGCTGTGTGGAGCGGCAGTCGAGATCGCGAGTGGCGGGTGTCGCATTGGTGATGGTGGATGCGTTGTGCCAGCACCTTGTTGACGGGATTGCGCAGCCGTATACTCTGCGACGCATAAGAAAGATCGTCTGTGAGCTTGTCCGACTTCGTTGTTGAGGCAGGTCCAGACTGTACTTCAGTTGAGGAGTGTGCTTGTGGCCCCGGTGAAGGTTGGCATCAACGGTTTTGGACGTATTGGGCGTGTCGCATTTCGTGCAATGGCAGCCCGCCCGGAAGAATTTGAAATTGTCGCCGTCAACGACCTGGGTAAGCCTGATTCTCTCGCTATGCTCCTGAAGTACGACAGCGTTCATGGCCGATTCCCTGGCACTGTGGAAGTCGATGGCGACTCAATCGTCGTCAACGGCAAGAAGGTCAAAGTGGTTGCTGAACGCGATCCCCGCCAGCTTCCCTGGAAGGCCATGGGCGTCGAAATCGCTCTCGAATCGACCGGTTTCTTTACTGCTCGTGCGAAGGATGGAAAGCCTGGTTACGACAGCCATCTGGAAGCCGGTGCCCGCAAGGTCATTCTTTCTGCACCTGCCAAGGATACACCTGACCTGACCGTCGTGGTGGGTGTCAACGACAACCAGCTCACTCCCGAGCACAAGTGCATCTCGAATGCGAGCTGCACGACGAACTGCCTGGCTCCAGTGGCAAAAGTGCTGCACGAAAACTTTGGTATCGTCAAGGGTTTGATGACCACTTGCCACGCCTACACCAACGACCAGCGTCTCGCTGATCAGTTGCACGATAACATTCATCGCTCACGAGCTGCAGCCGTGAATATTATTCCCACATCGACCGGTGCCGCTAAGGCCGTCGGTGAAGTGCTGCCAGAACTCAATGGCAAGCTGACCGGGATTTCGCTGAGAGTCCCTGTGCCTTGCGGCAGCATTACCGACCTGGTTGCCGAACTCGGCAAGGACGTGACTGTTGATGAAGTGAACGCTGCTGTGAAAGCTGCTGCCGAAGGCCCGCTGAAGGGAATTCTGCAGTACAACACCGATCCCATCGTTTCGAGCGATGTGATTGGTAATGCTCACAGCTCGATTTTCGACGCTCCCTGGACCATGGTCCTCCAGAAGCGGATGATCAAGATTCTGAGCTGGTACGACAACGAGTTTGGCTATTCCAACCGGACAGCCGACCTCATTGCCAAGGTGGCCAAGCTCTAATTGGATGATGATGACCACCGGGGCGGATGGCCCTGGTGGTCATTTTTGAGTCTTCTCTGATCAATAAGCGCGAGTTTAGCGATCAGAACCTCTGGCTGAGGATGTCTCCTCGGCCCTGTCGGTCTGGCGGTTCCTTGGGAATCCGTGGGTTATCGACCAGTCTGCATTGAAAAAATGATGCAGGTCTGGTTTCCGACAGGCAATAATGGTTTGTCCTCAGGTACTGTATGGTTCCGAATCCTTCTCGACTTGATGCTGCATTGGGAAGCCAGATCCCTGTGATCGCTCCTTCAATGCTCAAAGTCGATTTTGCTGATCTCGCGACAGAAGTCGGTCGGCTGGAAGAGGCCAATGCACATCTGCTGCACTGGGATGTGATGGACGGGAACTTTGTTCCCAATCTGTCGTATGGAGCCATGCTGATTGCGAGTGTCCGCAAGAGAACGTCCTTGTTCTTTGACGCACACCTGATGATTGCTAACCCGGAAAAGTATGTGGATGAGTACTTAGCCGCCGGATGTGACGCCATCACAGTTCATATTGAAGCGGCACCAGAGCCCGCCGAAATTCTCCAGAGAATTCGAGCCGGTGGTGCGCATGCTGGTCTGGCGATTAACCCGCATACACCACTTTCACACCTCGAGCCATGGCTGGAGCAATGCGATCTGGTGCTTGTGATGAGTGTACAGCCGGGGTTTGGTGGTCAGAAATTTATGCCCGAGGTGCTCGATAAGGTTCGCGCTTTGCGAAGCCGGCTCGCACCACATGTCCGGCTTTCGATTGATGGCGGGATTGGTACGACGACGATTGCTGCAGCATCCGCTGCAGGGGCACGCCTGTTTGTTGCAGGAAGTGCAATTTTTGATGCCAGCGATTATGCCGTTGCCATGAGGCAACTGGAGCAGTTGGCATCTTCTTCTTTGGAGTGTTGAGGCATATGTCTCGCTGTTCACACGTTGTTCTGGTGCAACCAGGGGCAACGGAATTGTGTTCACAAATGCGTGTTGTTGGCGGGCTCGATGTTTCGCTTTCTCCCCGAGGGATTGAGCAAGTCGCTGCGACCGGAACTTTTCTTCACGAACTGGTCACCAAAGATCTGGCTGTCGGGGCGATTTACTCGTCAGACTCTGGGCCGGCTTTCGAATCGGCTCAGATCCTGGCCAGTCAACTGGGCTTGCCGATCGTCGCGACACCTTTGCTCGCCAATCAGTCACTGGGATTGTGGGAAGGCCTGCAGAAGTCTGAAATCGAGCGAAAGTACGGCCGCCGATTCTGCTCAAAAAGTACCTTTCTGGATGTGGAATCGCCCCCCGAAGGAGAATCCGGCGATGATGTGCGCCAGCGTGTGGCCACAATTCTGAGAAAGGCCACCAGACGGTATCTGGGGTTAATCATCGTGGCCGATGATCCACTGATTCGCTACGTGCGGGAATTTCTGTCGCCAGCCGAAACGATGATGCTGGAAGCTCCCGAACGTGGACTTTCTTCGAGTCAGACTGTTCCCGAAAAGCAAAAATTACCCAGATCCTCGGGCGATTCTGACCATGAGCTGGCGACAGTCAAGTTGGCTGAAGTTGATCATTGCCACTGCGAATTATTGACAATTTGCAACACGATCCCGGCACCACGAATGGCCAGCCGCTGGTCAATTTTCAGTGGCTGGATAGGACAGTCAGCTGGTGCCCATTCCGACTTAGTAACGCCAGTGGCAGAATCGCAGACCATTTAAGTGCATGGATATCAGGCTGAGGCATTTCCAGCATTGTCGTGAAAAAATTGATCCCGGTTTGTTCACGACCTGTCGTGTACTCTCGGCAAAATTTCCCGTTTTCGTTATACTGCCAAGAATGAAAGTCTGTGGCCAAAGGACATGGCCGCCAGCCGTCAACGTATGAAAACCGTGTTCCTGTGAGATCATCGGAACAAGCGATATCCTGGACATCGAAATTCAACAGTGAGTATCCTGAGAAGATTGATTCATCAGGACTTACTGGGGTAAGGATCATCAATGAGCACCGGCGCACCCTTGGACGCAATCACTTCCAATGGCCAGATGCGACCTAAGCGGGGCGTCCCTGACGGTCTGTGGATTCAATGTGAATCGTGTAAGGCGACCGTCTTTCGCAAGCAGGTGGAGAAGAATTTCCACCTTTGCCCCGAATGCGACCACCATTTTTATGTTCCGACGGCTGAACGCATCGCCCAACTGCTGGATGAAGACAGTTTTGAAGAGTGGTTCAGTGAGTTGGCACCCAAGGATGTTCTGGGCTTTGTCGATTCACGGCCCTATCACGAGCGACTGAAGGCCGAGCAGAAGAAAACGGGCATGCGCGATGCCTGTACTGTGGGCCGAGGCTACATGCGTGGCCGACCATTGGTCTTTGCCACGACAGATTCTGCTTTCATCATGGGGTCGATGGGATCTGTGGTCGGCGAAAAACTGACGCGTGCGGTCGAGAAGGCCACCGAATTAAAACTGCCACTGGTGATTGTTTCCGGCTCTGGTGGCGGCGCCCGTATGCATGAAGGGATTGTCTCTTTGATGCAGATGGGTAAAGTCTCTGCGGCATTGGCCCGCTATCATGAAGCAGGGGGATTGTTTATCTCCGTGCTGACGAACCCGACGATGGGTGGTGTCGCAGCCAGTTTTGCTTCGCTCGGTGATATTACCATTGCTGAGCCCAAGGCCCTGATTGGTTTTGCCGGCCCGCGCGTGGTGAAAGCGACCTGTAAAATTGAACTTCCTGATGATTTTCAGACCAGCGAGTTTCTGCTGAAGCATGGGTTTGTCGATCGCATCGTCTCCCGGCCGCAATTGAAGCAGGAACTGGTGCGGATTATCGACTATTGTTCCAAGTCGTGGTGATCGGTCGTCATGCAGAGCACATGCTCTCTGTTCTCTGTAAACTTTGAGATCTGCCAAACACCTCTTAAACGAGCCGGAGCAGGACTAATCTCGCAGAGGTGCCAGAACGGGAGGCCAGTCCTTGTCAGAGACTTCGGGAGTGACGCCACCCGGAGGAAGTGACTTGCCAACCGCCTCTTTCAAGAGAGCCGAAAGCTCGGTGATTTTGGCGGCGTATTCAGGTTTTTCGGCCAGGTTGTTCAATTCTTTGGGGTCCACCAAATGATTGTACAACTCGCGACCCCGCTGGCCATCATCCCATTCGGTGTAGCGGAACTGGTCGGTTCTCAGGCTGTAACCAAAGAAGCGATTGCTGTTGGGTTGTGGTTGAGGAACTGACGCAGCGGTTCCCTTTTTGGCGGCGGCTCCCGCACGATTGGGATTTCCTTGATTCCGCATGACCTGAGTCAGCGCCCAGCCGCGACCTTTCGCCTGTGGATCGCTCAGCAGGGAAACCAGCGATTGGCCTTGCAGACTGGCGGGAGCGGGAATTTTCGCCAGCTTTACCAAAGTCGGATAAAGATCGACCTGTGAGACAGGTTCTGAAATCACGTGACCAGCCCTGGAGACTCCGGGAGCAGAAATGAGCAGTGGGACTCGGGCACTTTCTTCAAACAGACTTTGCTTCTGCCAGAGACCATGCTCCCCGAGGTGATAGCCATGATCACTGGTGAAAACGACAATCGTATTGTCGACGAGGCCATTCTCTTTCAGAGAGGCCAGGACTCGCCCTACCTGGGCATCCATAAAGCTGATGCTGGCAAAATAGGCTTGCAGGACTTCCTGCCGTACGGGATCAGTGAGTTGATCCTGCTCCTTCTTAGCGCTGGCCAGTGCCGGCTTAGGAATATCGAGCTGATCTTCCTCAATGCCTGGAATCAGAGGCATTTCAGATCGATCATACCAGCCGAAATAAGGTTCGGCAGGTGCGACGAATGGGGTGTGTGGGCGATAGAAGCCCACCGCAAGAAAGAATGGCTGCTCCGGGTGCTGAGCAAAACGTGTGAGTAAAAGTTCGGCTTCGGTGGCGACCTTGCCATCGGTATGTTCGAGATCTTGACCGGGGGATGCGTACCAACTCAGTGTGCCACCAAATTGACGGGGTGTGAGAGTATGGATTCTGGTTTCTTCCTGCAGGTGATCAATCCCTGCGGGATTGATTTTCAATTCCCACGAAGCCGGATCGTCATGACCATCCGTTCCAATCGATGTCGGAACGTTGTAGTGATAAAGTTTGCCAATTCGGGCCGAGAAATAACCAGCCTTGCGAAACTGTTCGGGGAGACTGGAGTGCTGAGGGATCGATTGCCGGAAGATCTGCGAATTCTGCAGAATGCCGGTCGAGTTGGGGTACAGACCTGTCAAAATGGAATTGCGACTGGGGCCGCATAGAGGAAAGGTGCAGTAGGCTTTGTCAAAACGTACTGATTGCTGAGCAAGTCGATCAATGTTTGGCGTTTTGGCAAGAGGATGGCCATAGCATCCCAGAGAGTTATTCAGATCATCCGCGATAATGAAGAGGATATTTGGCCGGGATGTTTGCGGAGAACCGGGGGCGCGTGATGAATCTTCAGCAAGAATTGATGAGACCGATAGTATCATCGATAGAGCAATTCCCACGGAGGTAACGAGGCTGACAAGGCGGTGAATCATGGGAAACTCCTGCGAAGAGCGAATGGCGTCGATGTGAATTCCTGTTGTTATCGTTCGTAGCTTGGCAGATATCCCGCGACATCGCATCAAGAATCTTGATGGTCTACGCAATTCTGCTGAACACAAAGAGAAAGTGACGACATTCCATGCATTGTAATATCGATCAGAAGGGACGCCGGTTCCGCATGATTGGCGGGATCATTTGTACCATCGGCGGGCTGGTCTGCCTGGGTGTGGCTGTGGCCGGATTGGCGGTGATTGCGATGGTCTGTACCGGGATTGCCCTGCTGATTTCGGGGGCATTTCAAATTTACGAGGCACGTAAAGGCTGGTGTGCCATTCGCGCGATGGGCTTCAAGACCCCGATTTAGGTTGGATGGGCACTTGGTGGTGCGTACGAACACATGCTCATCGTGAGGAGTCTACAAATTCCCGAAAACGATATTGAGTTGGGGTCTGCACAGCATGCTTGCTCGAAGCCGCAAGCATGGCACACAAATTACTCTTAATCCACGAATCCGAGAGAGGTGTTTAAAACTCTGGATACGATGGAAGCTCGGTTTATTGGTTTTGTCTGGAAGTTTCGATTGATCGAGACGACTGGCGAGCCAAAGCTTTCTGGCGCTCGGGTTTTGTGGCGTGCCAGACTGCGCGGAGCATTCGTTCCTGAGCGATCGAAAACTCTTCGCCACGACGGCTCATGGCAATTGCGGCCGTCTCGAGCAGCGGTTCGATGCTGGAAAGCTCTTCGATCTCTCCATGCCAGAATCTGGTAAACGAAGGAATATGCTTGGGGAGAAGTTCGCCCGCCGGGAGAATCATACTCATCACGCCCACGGCACTTCCCGTATTGAACATGCTCCCCAGACCCGTTTTCACGTGGTCGGCAAGAAAGCAGCCCACCTTTTTCTCACCCGTTGCGATCGATGTGCCACCAATCGGGACGGAAACATTCGAGTAATCGTTTTTCAAGTCGCTATTGGTCGTAATGGCCCCCAGATTCACCCACGAGCCGACATAGCTGTGGCCCAGAAAACCATCGTGATACTTGTTCGAGAAGCCTTGAAAGACCGAATTCTCGATCTCTCCACCCACCCGGCACATGGGGCCAAAACTGGTACCCGCTCGCAGGTTCGTACGGAAAAGTTGAGTCCCCGGGCCAACATAGCAGGGGCCTTCCATACGGGTAAACGCCTGAATAACGGCATCGCGGTCGATGTAAATGGGGCCACCCGTCGTGTCGAAGACAACGAAAGGATCGACTTTGGCAGATTCATGAACCCACAGCGCATGCGCTGGCCCTACGATGGTAAAAGCCTGGTTTGGGAGAGCTTTCTGTTCGCCCTGAGATGATTGTCGGAAGCCATGATCCTCACAGATCTGCTGCTCATTCCCATTGATTAGATCCCAGGGTCTTCGCAGGATCTTTCCGGGTGAGACGACCCGCTTACGGGATTGAGCCAACCGGACGAGCGATTCGTCGAGGTGATGATCGAGTAGCAGGGTGGATTCGAGTGGATCGCAAACCATCCAGGCAATTTCTCCTTCGACAATTCCCACGGATTCATCACTGAACTCCGGGATGTCTGCGGGATTGCAGAGCCATTGACCATTCAGCAACAGTGTGTGACCACCCGCCAGCCAGCGGACATCATTGACGTAAGCATCGGGATGGGATTCGCAATACGTTTCGAGAAGGTGCGGACGAATAATCGCCCCCCATTCATCCGGCTGCAAAACTTTCAGCCAGCGTTCGCGTGTGGAAAAGTGGCCCGTCAGTAACTCGAACACGGGACGAACCCAGATGAGTGGCTCAAGAGTTGATGAGGTGGAGTTTTCAAATATTGCCAGACGCATGACGGGATTCCCTTCGCTGTCGTGCTTCCTGCAGAATTTTCATTGTGTCATTGTCAATTTAGGCAATTCGAATTTTCTGGTGAAGACGACTTTTGAATTCCTATATGTGGTTTTGGTGGAGGGGGAGCGATTTGGGTAAATTTGCTGCGTTGACACAAACTTCACTCCTTTCTTCGAAACGGCTTGCTAAACTGATTGTGGTACATTGGTCGTCGATCATGGACCAAAGTGCGTGGTGCGACAACGGCCACTTTCTCATGATGTCCAGGTTAGTTTTCCAATCGTCTGAGTGATCCCATCACCCTCCATCTTTAAGAGTTCCATCATGCTTGCTCCTCAAACATCGACTTTGAATGGGTCTCAGCCTGCCAGGTTACAGGTCAGTGATGGTAAGGGCGATTGCTGGATCAAGATTGGCACATCAACACGCGCAACACGCATGCTGAGGGTGAGAGCTGCGCTGCTGGTTCTGGGTGTTCTGGGAACGCTGGGTGGAACAGTTTCTTCGGCGTTCGCCCAGCAGGGCGTGGCTCCGTCACCGACACCGTTATCAGGTGCGACTCCTGTGGCTGCACCTGTGCCTCCGCTACCTGCGAGTGAAGAGCCACTGGCTATTGTCACCAGCTTTTCTGAGAAGTATGGCCAGGCCTTCAATGCGGCGAAGATTGATGACCTTATTGCCTTGTGGCGTGCGACGGGAACCTATGAGGACGAAACCGATGGGCTTGTTGTGACTGGTCATGCAGCACTCAAAGAAGGATTTGGCAATCTCTTTAAAGATAACCCTGGCCTGCGGATCATCGCGAATGTGCAATCGGTGCGACCCGTGACCAAGGAAGTCTTGATGTTCGAAGGGATCGTGACCACCAGTGCTCCGGAGAGTGACACCACGGTCTCAAGATTTGAGGCTGTGCTGGTCAAAGAAGGAAATCAGTGGTTACTCGATTCGGTAAAAGAATCGGCAGCGGTCGAAGGGAAGGCCATGCTGCAGAACCTGGCCTGGCTGGTGGGTGAGTGGCGCGACGACAATCAAGAGGTTTCCATTGAGACGACCGTGCGCTGGTCAAGTCAGCAGGCTTTTCTGATTCGAGCTTACAAGGTGCGAGTTGGTGAAGAGATCAGCCATGAAGGGACTCAGGTGATCGGCTGGGACGCTCAGCAGAAGACGATCCGTTCGTGGAATTTTGAATCGGATGGTGCTTTCGGAGAAGGCCTCTGGACCCTGGCCAGTGGCGAGTGGACGATTCGCAATACACTGACACTGGCTGATGGAACACGCGGCTCTTCGCGGCAGATCTTGAGGCCGGAATCGGCAGATGCCTATACGGTCGAATCCGTTGGTCGCGAGTTGGGAGGTGTGCCATTTCCATCCACGGGAGAGATTCGCGTGATTCGCGTCAACAGCGAGTCGATGACTCAGGTGGATTCAGTTCCCAATGCGAATGTTCCAGGTCGGTGAGTTGCTTATGGCGTACCTGTTCTGAGGATGGAGCCATCTCAGATATTGAACGCCCACATTGGTATTGAGACCGAGACGCATTGATTATCGAGACCAGGACTCCACTCCACATGCCGGGCGACATCCAGGGGGCGATCATGTATCAGAAAATTTCATGGACTTTGGCAGTTTCGCTTTCGCTGGCATCGCTCTCGCCCGTCTGGGCGATTGGTGGTCGAGGCGGTGGTGGCGGTGGCAATCGGCCAAATATCTCGCGACCCTCTGGCGGCGGTGGAGGGGGAGCAGCAGCAGCCCGGCCATCCATGCCCTCCAGACCAGCAGCACCGACCGCCCGGCCCAGTGCGCCAGCGGCCCGGCCCAGTGCACCAGCAGCGAGGCCTAACCTGCCGACCGCCAGACCGAATACGCCAGCCGCCCGTCCATCGCTTCCGGCCAATCGACCGAACTCATTGCCATCGGGTGGCATTTCCAGACCTTCAGGAAACAATCGCCCCACGTTACCGACAACGAGGCCCTCGGCACCGACCTTGCCCACGACTCGACCTGGGGTGGGTGGTGGTGCAGCCCAGACACGCCCGACACTGCCTCAAACTCGACCATCACTTCCCGAGAACCGTCCGGGCGTTGGTGGTGGAATTGGTAATCGCCCAGAAGTTGGTGGCAACAGGCCTTCCATCAATCGCCCGGGGACATCAAATCCGGGAACCACACTTCCCGGTGGCATCGGAAATATTGGCGGAAATCGTCCCGGGGTAACTCGCCCGTCATTGCCGGAAGGGGGGATCAATCGCCCCGGTACGACGCGCCCAGATATTAATAGGCCCGATATCACCAGGCCTGACATTACGCGTCCTGGAACGGGGCGTCCGGATATCTCTCGCCCGGACATTTCCCGACCAGACGTTTCTCGCCCGGGCATTGGGGGTGGAGCAGGCCGTCCGGGTGTGGGTGGGGTCACACGCCCCACGCCGGGGGATCTGGGTGATTTTCTGGGCATGCAACGGCCCATCCGACCAACGGAACCTCCAGCACGGCCATTGCCAGGTCGCCCCGGGATTGGTGAACTCCCAGGGATTGGAGAGCGGCCCGGGATCGGAGAGCGGCCCGGGATTGGAGAACGCCCGGGGATTGGAGAACGCCCAGGGATTGGAGAACGCCCAGGGATTGGAGAACGCCCAGGGATTGGAGAACGCCCAGGGATTGGAGACCGACCAGGGATCGGAGAGCGGCCCGGCATTGGCGATCGCCCCGGGATAGGAAACGGTCAACGGCCAGACTGGAGTCGTCCTGAAGACCGACCACGACCGGGACGTCCAGGCGATATTAACATCAACAATCGCCCCAGCTGGGTGAACATCAATGACAATCAGATCAATGTCATCAGGAATAACTGGGGGAATGCAATCAGGCCGTTGCCAGGTCAGCCCGGCATGGGGAACTGGCTCAATGACCACCCCAACCGTCGAGATTATTGGAACAGTTGGGGCGGTAGTGTTCGTTCATCGTGGGGATACAACGGTGTTCACAGGAACTGGTATGGCCCCAACTGGTGGGGGAGTCATCCTCATGGCTGGGGCGGTTGGCACTTCCATCGCTGGAGTGTCTGGCAAAGTCCGAGTTTCTGGTGGAGAGTTCCCGTCTGGACCACATTTGCTACATGGTTTACGTGGAGGCAGCCTCCTCCAGCCGTTGTTTGGTCACAGCCGGTCTTCTTTGATTATGGGACGGGTGGAAACGTGGTGATTAATTCTGACTCCGTCCTGATTAATGGCCAGGTGGTTGCGACACCTGCCGAGTTTGCAGAAAGTGCCGCAGTTCTGGCGACAGTCCCGGCACCTGCGAATGACGAAGAGGCGGCAGCCATCGAATGGATGCCACTGGGGACATTCGCCATTTCGACAGACCGCGATGACAAGAGCCCTTCACTCAGCATTCAACTGGCTGTGACCCGCACAGGGATCATCGGCGGAACGCTGTTTAATGCAGAGACTGATGAAGCGACAGCCGTGCAGGGTCAGGTTGATTCTGAGACGCAAAGAGTGGCCTTCCGCATTGGCACCACGGATGACCTGGTGATCGAAACCGGACTTTACAACCTCACTCAGAATGAAGTGCCTCTGCTGGCTCATTTTGGAGTCGAGACAACCGAAAATTGGCTCATGATTCGGCTCGATCCACCCGAAGAAGAGTAATCGCTGGTGGTTGGGTGAGAATCGCAAACTTCACTGAGCTCAGGGGCTGGTTGTGGCCTGCTGAAGCTTGTTGAGAATTTCACGACTCTCGGGCCTGTCTTGAAGAAGTGAGTTCAAGATGTCGATGGCCTCCTCGCGCCGGCCGGTGGCGAGGAGGACATCGGCTAAAAGTTCACGCGTGGCAAAGTTCGGGCCGGGAATTGTTAATCCTTCCCTCAAAGCTGCCTCGGCCTTGGGGAGATCATTCAGTCGGACATACGCTCTCCCCAGGTTGTACCAGGTATCGACGTGATCTCGCTTGAGAGCCGCCGATTTCTGGAGTGCGACCACAGCCTCCTGAGGATTGATTTCGACCAGTGCGTCGCCCAGATTCAGCAGGTGCAGGCTGTTGTCGGGAGCCAATTCATGGGCTTTGCGGAACATGACTGCAGCGTCTTCGGGGATTTTCATCGCCAAAAGCACGAGTCCGAAATCGGCGTAAGACTCGGCACTCCGTGGGTAGTTTCGGACGAGATAAGCTGCATGCGTAGCCGCTTTTTCGAGACGGTTGTCTGCCAGATAATTGCGAACGAGTGAAGATCGCGGCCTGGCGGCATCGGGATATTTCTGAATCGTATCGAGGAAAACAATTTCTTCAGAACGGTAGACCGTGTTGCGTGCGTGAGTCACGAAGGCCAAAGCGAGTGCCAACGGAAGGCATATGACAGTGCAAATCCATGTGGATGACTTCTCAGGCAAATGCATCTGGTCACTAGCCAGACGAGCGAGTTGATAAATGGCGAGTACAAAAGCTGCTGCCAGAAATGCCAGTGGCAGATACATGCGATGCTCAAAATAGGCATCAGCAATTGGAACAAAGCTGGATGTGGGCCCCAGCACGAGGAGCCACCCACCCAGTAAGAATCCCGTGCGTGGATAGCGAAAAACGATCCAGCCGATGATTGGCAACATCAGAAGAAATGGCCATGCCTCTGGCAGTGCATCGAAGACCGAGGCTTTCCATTTCCAGCACGGGTCAAGGGCTTGCCCACTTGGCCAGATGGAAAGTTGAAGGTACTTAAGAATGACTCCTGGTTGAGTGAGTGCATACTCCCAAGAAGTGCCATGGTTTGTTTTCCCAACCCCGGCTTTCGCATACTCCTCCTGATGGAACCACATGATGAGAAACAACGTGGCAAGGGTCGACCAGCACGCGAGATGAAACTTCCACCGTAATCGGAACAACTCCCGGAATGTGCTGGAAAAAAAGGCTCGATCCAGCCACAGAATCATGAGAGGTGCAGTGACGACCAGTTCCTTCGAAGCCAGACCCAGTATCAAAGACAGGACGGTTAGGCACGCTGGAATCCAGCGGCGTGTCGTAATTGTGGAGACAGCGCCAATCAGCGCAGTGAGGTACCATATCGTGGCCAGCGATTCCTGACGCTGATAGATATAAGTCACCGCCTGGGTTTGCAGCGGATGCAGGGCCCAGATGAGGCTGATCAGCAGCGAGATCTGAAAGGAATCTCGCTGCAGATCAGGCGGCATCCCAGGACTCCGCCTGATGATTTCGCCAACGAGTCGATAAAGCAGGATCGAATTGATGATGTGAATCAGCACGTTGACGATCTGATAGCCAAAGGGATCATCGGCACCGATCGCATAGTTGATCGCGAACGTCGTATAGGCAACGGGACGGGTATTGGACCACAGATACTCAGGGGGCCATAACTGATAGATGGATTTGTCCCCTAGTAACACGGCCTGCCCATCAAACACAAAGACAGCCTGAGTGGCATTGGAATAGGCCACAATGACGAGCATGGCTATTGAAATCGAGGCGAAGATCGAGAACCAGCTTTTGCCTGACGGAAAACCAGCAGATTGTTCTTTCGCAGGTTTCTCTTCTATGGCCTCTGTGGAACTAGTGCGATGCCTGATGTTGCTGCTTTGCGCACGGTTCGTTGAACGCGGATTGGCAGAATTCATGGCGTCACATTTCTGGGGAAGCAACTCGTGACTTCAAGGCAAAGTGCCACATCGCTGCTGCGTGGCAATCTTAAAGAATGGGCAGGTTAAGACCGTCAACAAAATCAGTTTTTTCAGACGCCATCAACGACCCTACACGGCATTAGGGAGGGGAGAGTCGTGTCGGTCAAGCCACCCCTCACTGTTCATGA from Planctopirus ephydatiae encodes:
- a CDS encoding nuclear transport factor 2 family protein: MLAPQTSTLNGSQPARLQVSDGKGDCWIKIGTSTRATRMLRVRAALLVLGVLGTLGGTVSSAFAQQGVAPSPTPLSGATPVAAPVPPLPASEEPLAIVTSFSEKYGQAFNAAKIDDLIALWRATGTYEDETDGLVVTGHAALKEGFGNLFKDNPGLRIIANVQSVRPVTKEVLMFEGIVTTSAPESDTTVSRFEAVLVKEGNQWLLDSVKESAAVEGKAMLQNLAWLVGEWRDDNQEVSIETTVRWSSQQAFLIRAYKVRVGEEISHEGTQVIGWDAQQKTIRSWNFESDGAFGEGLWTLASGEWTIRNTLTLADGTRGSSRQILRPESADAYTVESVGRELGGVPFPSTGEIRVIRVNSESMTQVDSVPNANVPGR
- a CDS encoding mu-protocadherin- cell-suface protein translates to MYQKISWTLAVSLSLASLSPVWAIGGRGGGGGGNRPNISRPSGGGGGGAAAARPSMPSRPAAPTARPSAPAARPSAPAARPNLPTARPNTPAARPSLPANRPNSLPSGGISRPSGNNRPTLPTTRPSAPTLPTTRPGVGGGAAQTRPTLPQTRPSLPENRPGVGGGIGNRPEVGGNRPSINRPGTSNPGTTLPGGIGNIGGNRPGVTRPSLPEGGINRPGTTRPDINRPDITRPDITRPGTGRPDISRPDISRPDVSRPGIGGGAGRPGVGGVTRPTPGDLGDFLGMQRPIRPTEPPARPLPGRPGIGELPGIGERPGIGERPGIGERPGIGERPGIGERPGIGERPGIGERPGIGDRPGIGERPGIGDRPGIGNGQRPDWSRPEDRPRPGRPGDININNRPSWVNINDNQINVIRNNWGNAIRPLPGQPGMGNWLNDHPNRRDYWNSWGGSVRSSWGYNGVHRNWYGPNWWGSHPHGWGGWHFHRWSVWQSPSFWWRVPVWTTFATWFTWRQPPPAVVWSQPVFFDYGTGGNVVINSDSVLINGQVVATPAEFAESAAVLATVPAPANDEEAAAIEWMPLGTFAISTDRDDKSPSLSIQLAVTRTGIIGGTLFNAETDEATAVQGQVDSETQRVAFRIGTTDDLVIETGLYNLTQNEVPLLAHFGVETTENWLMIRLDPPEEE
- a CDS encoding tetratricopeptide repeat protein; translation: MNSANPRSTNRAQSSNIRHRTSSTEAIEEKPAKEQSAGFPSGKSWFSIFASISIAMLVIVAYSNATQAVFVFDGQAVLLGDKSIYQLWPPEYLWSNTRPVAYTTFAINYAIGADDPFGYQIVNVLIHIINSILLYRLVGEIIRRSPGMPPDLQRDSFQISLLISLIWALHPLQTQAVTYIYQRQESLATIWYLTALIGAVSTITTRRWIPACLTVLSLILGLASKELVVTAPLMILWLDRAFFSSTFRELFRLRWKFHLACWSTLATLFLIMWFHQEEYAKAGVGKTNHGTSWEYALTQPGVILKYLQLSIWPSGQALDPCWKWKASVFDALPEAWPFLLMLPIIGWIVFRYPRTGFLLGGWLLVLGPTSSFVPIADAYFEHRMYLPLAFLAAAFVLAIYQLARLASDQMHLPEKSSTWICTVICLPLALALAFVTHARNTVYRSEEIVFLDTIQKYPDAARPRSSLVRNYLADNRLEKAATHAAYLVRNYPRSAESYADFGLVLLAMKIPEDAAVMFRKAHELAPDNSLHLLNLGDALVEINPQEAVVALQKSAALKRDHVDTWYNLGRAYVRLNDLPKAEAALREGLTIPGPNFATRELLADVLLATGRREEAIDILNSLLQDRPESREILNKLQQATTSP